The Scomber japonicus isolate fScoJap1 chromosome 9, fScoJap1.pri, whole genome shotgun sequence genome includes a region encoding these proteins:
- the LOC128364411 gene encoding glial cell line-derived neurotrophic factor-like, with protein MEEPLPNEFEDVVDFIKVTISRIRRSSERKKGVSQQRRERRRGGAKGGETGREVRGGGSGRGKGCVLKQIHLNVSDLGLGYRSGEEMLFRYCSGPCRKSETNYDKILYNLAHNRRFPSKDTPPQACCRPIAFDDDLSFLDDNLVYHTVRKHSARKCGCV; from the exons ATGGAGGAGCCTCTCCCCAATGAGTTTGAAGATGTGGTTGACTTCATCAAAGTGACTATAAGCAGGATACGTCGCTCCTC ggaaaggaagaagggggtgagccagcaaaggcgtgaaagaagaagaggaggagctaaaggaggagagacaggaagggaagttaGAGGAGGAGGCAGTGGACGGGGAAAAGGCTGTGTGCTCAAACAGATTCACCTCAATGTGTCAGACCTCGGCTTGGGCTACCGCTCTGGTGAGGAAATGTTATTCAGGTACTGCTCTGGACCCTGCAGGAAGTCCGAGACCAACTATGACAAAATCCTTTACAACCTTGCCCACAACAGGAGGTTTCCTTCCAAAGACACACCCCCTCAGGCTTGCTGTCGGCCAATAGCATTTGACGATGATCTCTCGTTTTTGGATGACAACCTCGTCTACCACACCGTAAGGAAGCACTCCGCCAGGAAATGTGGTTGTGTTTAG